A window from Pseudomonas alloputida encodes these proteins:
- a CDS encoding HAD family hydrolase, which produces MRLALFDLDNTLLGGDSDHAWGDYLCERGILDPVAYKQRNDSFYQDYLNGTLDLQAYLAFSMEILAATPMARLDEWHRDFMRDCIEPIVLPKALALLQQHREAGDQLVIITATNRFVTAPIARRLGVRVLLATECEVRDGRYTGRSTDIPCFREGKVTRLERWMLENGFDLEDSYFYSDSMNDLPLLQRVTHAVAVDPAPDLRAEADKRGWPVISLRD; this is translated from the coding sequence ATGCGCCTGGCTTTATTCGACCTGGACAATACCCTCCTCGGTGGCGACAGCGACCATGCCTGGGGTGACTATCTTTGCGAGCGCGGCATTCTCGACCCGGTCGCCTACAAGCAACGCAACGACAGCTTCTACCAGGATTACCTCAATGGCACCCTGGACCTGCAGGCCTACCTGGCCTTTTCCATGGAGATCCTGGCGGCAACACCCATGGCCCGGCTCGACGAGTGGCACCGCGACTTCATGCGCGACTGCATCGAGCCCATCGTCCTGCCCAAGGCCCTGGCCTTGCTGCAGCAGCACCGCGAGGCGGGCGACCAGCTGGTGATCATCACCGCTACCAACCGCTTCGTCACCGCACCGATCGCCCGGCGCCTGGGGGTGCGGGTGTTGCTGGCAACCGAATGCGAGGTGCGCGACGGCCGCTACACCGGGCGTAGTACCGATATACCGTGTTTCCGTGAAGGCAAAGTGACGCGGCTGGAGCGCTGGATGCTGGAGAACGGCTTTGATCTTGAGGACAGCTACTTCTACAGCGACTCGATGAATGACCTGCCGTTGTTGCAGCGGGTGACGCATGCAGTGGCAGTGGACCCGGCCCCGGACCTGCGGGCCGAGGCGGATAAGCGTGGGTGGCCGGTGATCTCGCTGCGGGATTGA
- a CDS encoding sulfite exporter TauE/SafE family protein, which yields MEFVLYLLLGACAGVLAGLFGVGGGIIIVPVLVFSFTLQGFDASVLTHLAVGTSLATIVFTSINAVREHHRKRAVQWPIFIWMTIGILLGAGVGAKTASLIQGPLLQKIIGVFALVIAAQMALDLKPKASRGVPGKPGLIGAGGVIGWASAIFGIGGGSLTVPFLTWRSLPMQQAVATSSACGLPIAVASALSFMLLGWHEEHLPPHSLGYVYLPALVGIAVTSMFFARFGARLAHKLSPRLLKRLFAALLFCVGLSFLI from the coding sequence ATGGAATTCGTGCTCTATCTGTTGTTGGGCGCCTGTGCCGGTGTGCTGGCCGGGCTGTTCGGCGTGGGCGGCGGCATCATCATCGTGCCGGTGCTGGTGTTCAGCTTTACCCTGCAGGGTTTCGACGCTTCGGTGCTGACTCACCTGGCCGTCGGCACGTCTTTGGCCACCATCGTCTTCACTTCGATTAACGCCGTGCGGGAGCACCACCGCAAGCGCGCGGTGCAATGGCCGATCTTCATCTGGATGACCATCGGCATCCTCCTGGGGGCCGGTGTCGGTGCCAAGACCGCTTCGCTGATCCAGGGGCCACTGCTGCAAAAGATCATCGGTGTGTTCGCCCTGGTCATCGCCGCGCAGATGGCCCTTGACCTCAAACCCAAGGCCAGCCGTGGCGTCCCCGGCAAACCTGGGCTGATCGGTGCAGGTGGCGTGATTGGCTGGGCCTCGGCCATTTTCGGCATTGGCGGTGGTTCGCTGACGGTGCCGTTCCTCACCTGGCGTAGCCTGCCCATGCAGCAGGCAGTGGCCACGTCATCGGCCTGTGGCCTGCCGATTGCTGTGGCCAGTGCCCTGAGCTTCATGCTGCTGGGTTGGCACGAGGAGCACCTGCCGCCCCACAGCCTGGGTTACGTGTACCTGCCGGCGCTGGTCGGCATTGCCGTGACCAGCATGTTCTTCGCCCGCTTCGGCGCGCGCCTGGCGCACAAGCTGTCGCCCCGTTTGTTGAAACGCCTGTTCGCAGCCCTGTTGTTCTGTGTTGGCCTCAGCTTTTTGATTTGA
- a CDS encoding NRDE family protein: protein MCLIVFAWRPGHALPLIVAANRDEFYARPTQPLAAWEDAPGVHAGRDLEAGGTWLGVGPQGRFAALTNIRDPGQAQGPRSRGELVAAFLQGELGVEAYLDQVASRSGQYSGFNLLVGDGQRLGYLHAREATPRLLKAGVYGLSNAGLDTPWPKLVKARDGLENLLDTPEPHRLLALLADNEPAADGDLPETGVGLATEKLLSSVFIASQNYGTRASTVLIVDDQGQRRLVERSFGPFGGHLGEIELLV, encoded by the coding sequence ATGTGCCTGATCGTATTTGCCTGGCGGCCGGGGCACGCCCTGCCGCTGATCGTGGCGGCCAACCGCGACGAATTCTATGCCCGCCCCACTCAGCCCCTGGCGGCCTGGGAGGATGCACCTGGGGTGCATGCCGGGCGCGACCTGGAGGCAGGCGGTACCTGGCTGGGCGTAGGCCCACAGGGGCGCTTTGCCGCGCTGACCAACATCCGCGACCCGGGCCAGGCGCAGGGGCCTCGCTCGCGGGGTGAGCTGGTGGCAGCGTTTCTGCAGGGCGAGCTAGGAGTCGAGGCTTACCTGGACCAGGTGGCCAGCCGTAGCGGGCAGTACTCGGGGTTCAATTTGCTGGTGGGTGATGGGCAGCGACTGGGTTATCTGCATGCCCGTGAGGCCACGCCGCGCCTGCTGAAGGCTGGGGTTTATGGGCTTTCGAACGCCGGGCTGGATACACCGTGGCCGAAGCTGGTGAAGGCACGTGACGGGCTGGAAAACCTGCTGGACACGCCGGAGCCGCACAGGCTGCTGGCTTTACTCGCGGATAACGAGCCCGCGGCTGATGGTGACCTACCCGAAACAGGCGTGGGGTTGGCGACCGAGAAGTTGCTGTCGAGCGTCTTCATCGCCAGCCAGAATTACGGGACCCGGGCGAGCACAGTGCTGATTGTGGATGATCAGGGGCAAAGGCGGCTGGTTGAGCGCAGTTTCGGGCCTTTTGGCGGGCATTTGGGGGAAATTGAGTTGTTGGTCTGA
- a CDS encoding DUF2269 domain-containing protein, whose protein sequence is MEHLTTLKTLHIIATALLFLGALGLAIWTWRARRQGDAEAYAKLLRRPLVFVWLVMGLCLVSMPFTGWWLVHLVGWPLGQTWVLASSVIYTFGAFAVWWLLVRLNRLRKAEVVGLRFTLALAVFSGVCFLSIAGLMGAKPV, encoded by the coding sequence ATGGAACACCTGACCACGCTCAAGACCCTGCACATCATCGCCACCGCGCTGCTGTTTCTGGGCGCCCTGGGCCTGGCGATCTGGACCTGGCGCGCTCGCCGTCAGGGCGATGCCGAAGCCTACGCCAAGCTGCTGCGCCGGCCGTTGGTGTTCGTCTGGTTGGTGATGGGCCTGTGCCTGGTGAGCATGCCGTTCACCGGCTGGTGGCTGGTACACCTGGTGGGCTGGCCACTGGGGCAGACCTGGGTGTTGGCATCCAGTGTCATCTATACATTTGGCGCGTTTGCCGTGTGGTGGCTGCTGGTGCGGCTGAACCGGCTGCGCAAGGCCGAGGTGGTAGGGTTGCGGTTTACCCTGGCGCTGGCGGTATTCAGTGGGGTTTGCTTCCTGTCCATTGCCGGGCTGATGGGGGCCAAGCCGGTCTGA
- a CDS encoding RNA pyrophosphohydrolase gives MIDPDGFRPNVGIILTNDAGQVLWARRINQDAWQFPQGGINPDETPEDALYRELNEEVGLERDDVEILACTRGWLRYRLPQRLVRTHSQPLCIGQKQKWFLLRLVSNEQRVRMDLTGKPEFDGWRWVSYWYPLGQVVTFKREVYRRALKELAPRLLTRD, from the coding sequence GTGATCGACCCGGATGGTTTTCGCCCCAATGTCGGGATCATTCTCACGAATGATGCCGGGCAGGTGCTATGGGCTCGACGGATCAACCAGGATGCCTGGCAATTCCCCCAGGGTGGTATCAACCCTGACGAGACGCCGGAAGACGCCCTGTACCGCGAGCTGAACGAAGAAGTTGGCCTTGAACGCGACGATGTAGAAATTCTTGCCTGCACCCGTGGCTGGTTGCGTTATCGTTTACCCCAGCGATTGGTACGTACCCACAGCCAGCCGCTGTGCATCGGCCAGAAGCAGAAGTGGTTCCTGCTGCGCCTGGTGAGCAACGAACAACGGGTGCGGATGGACCTGACCGGCAAGCCGGAATTCGACGGCTGGCGCTGGGTGAGCTATTGGTATCCGCTGGGCCAGGTTGTGACATTCAAGCGCGAGGTGTACCGGCGCGCCCTGAAAGAGCTAGCACCGCGTCTGTTGACGCGCGACTGA
- the rpiA gene encoding ribose-5-phosphate isomerase RpiA has protein sequence MTQDQLKQAVAQAAVDFILPKLDEKSVVGVGTGSTANFFIDALAQHKTAFDGAVASSEATAQRLKGHGIPVYELNSVSELEFYVDGADESDAHLHLIKGGGAALTREKIVAAVAKTFICIADGSKLVPVLGAFPLPVEVIPMARSHVARQLVKLGGDPVYREGVVTDNGNVILDVYNLQITNPVELEAQINAIVGVVTNGLFAARPADLLLLGTAEGVKSLKAE, from the coding sequence ATGACCCAGGACCAACTCAAACAGGCCGTCGCCCAGGCCGCTGTCGACTTCATTCTGCCCAAGCTGGATGAAAAGAGCGTCGTAGGCGTCGGTACCGGTTCGACCGCCAACTTCTTCATCGATGCCCTGGCTCAGCACAAGACCGCGTTCGACGGCGCAGTCGCCAGCTCCGAAGCCACTGCCCAGCGCCTGAAGGGCCATGGCATCCCGGTCTACGAACTGAACAGCGTAAGCGAGCTTGAGTTTTACGTGGACGGTGCCGACGAGAGCGACGCACACCTGCACCTGATCAAGGGCGGCGGCGCAGCGCTGACCCGCGAAAAGATCGTCGCGGCCGTGGCCAAGACCTTCATCTGCATCGCCGACGGCAGCAAGCTGGTGCCGGTACTGGGGGCCTTCCCGCTGCCGGTCGAAGTGATCCCCATGGCCCGCAGTCACGTGGCGCGTCAGCTGGTGAAGCTGGGTGGCGACCCGGTGTACCGTGAAGGCGTGGTCACCGACAACGGCAACGTGATCCTGGATGTGTACAACCTGCAGATCACCAACCCGGTGGAGCTGGAAGCGCAGATCAACGCCATCGTCGGCGTGGTGACCAACGGCCTGTTCGCGGCGCGGCCGGCGGATCTGCTGCTGCTGGGCACCGCTGAAGGCGTGAAGAGCCTGAAGGCCGAGTAA
- the lgt gene encoding prolipoprotein diacylglyceryl transferase, producing MLPYPQIDPVALAIGPLKIHWYGLMYLIGIGGAWLLASRRLNRFDPTWNREKLSDLVFWLSMGVIVGGRLGYVLFYDLHAYLANPTLIFEVWKGGMSFHGGFIGVMLAALWFGKRNNKSFFELMDFVAPLVPIGLGAGRIGNFINAELWGKPTDVPWAMIFPPFSDPAQLPRHPSQLYQFALEGVALFVILWLFSRKPRPTMAVSGMFSLCYGIFRFAVEFVRVPDAQLGYIAFGWLTQGQLLCIPMIVGGLVLIWWAYNRKPTAKPA from the coding sequence ATGCTGCCTTACCCGCAGATAGACCCCGTGGCCTTGGCCATCGGGCCGCTGAAAATCCATTGGTACGGCCTGATGTACCTGATCGGCATCGGCGGTGCCTGGCTGCTGGCCTCACGCCGGCTGAACCGCTTCGACCCCACCTGGAACCGCGAGAAGCTGTCCGACCTGGTGTTCTGGCTGTCGATGGGGGTGATTGTCGGCGGGCGCCTGGGCTATGTGCTGTTCTACGACCTGCACGCCTACCTGGCCAACCCGACGCTGATCTTCGAGGTATGGAAAGGCGGTATGTCGTTCCACGGTGGCTTCATCGGCGTGATGCTGGCGGCCTTGTGGTTCGGCAAGCGCAACAACAAGTCGTTCTTCGAGCTGATGGACTTCGTCGCCCCGCTGGTGCCGATTGGCCTGGGGGCCGGGCGTATCGGCAACTTCATCAACGCCGAACTGTGGGGCAAACCCACCGACGTCCCATGGGCGATGATCTTCCCGCCGTTCAGCGACCCGGCCCAGTTGCCGCGCCACCCATCGCAGCTCTACCAGTTCGCCCTTGAGGGCGTGGCGCTGTTCGTCATCCTGTGGCTGTTCTCGCGCAAGCCACGGCCGACCATGGCGGTGTCGGGAATGTTCTCGTTGTGCTATGGCATCTTCCGCTTCGCCGTGGAGTTTGTCCGGGTGCCGGATGCACAACTCGGTTACATCGCGTTCGGCTGGCTCACTCAAGGCCAGTTGCTGTGCATTCCGATGATAGTCGGTGGCCTCGTCTTGATCTGGTGGGCTTATAATCGCAAGCCTACGGCGAAACCCGCCTGA
- the cadR gene encoding cadmium resistance transcriptional regulator CadR has product MKIGELAKATDCAVETIRYYERENLLPEPARSEGNYRLYTQAHVERLTFIRNCRTLDMTLDEIRSLLRLRDSPDDACGSVNALIDEHIEHVQARIDGLVALQEQLVELRRRCNAQGSECAILQQLETNGAVSVPDTEHSHVGRSHGH; this is encoded by the coding sequence ATGAAGATCGGAGAACTGGCCAAAGCCACCGACTGCGCGGTGGAAACCATCCGCTACTACGAGCGTGAAAACCTGCTGCCAGAGCCGGCGCGCAGCGAGGGCAACTACCGGTTGTACACCCAGGCCCATGTGGAGCGGCTGACCTTCATCCGCAACTGCCGCACGCTGGACATGACCCTGGACGAAATTCGCAGCCTGCTACGCCTGCGCGACAGCCCCGACGACGCGTGCGGCAGCGTCAATGCGCTGATCGACGAGCATATCGAGCATGTTCAGGCGCGGATCGATGGCTTGGTGGCATTGCAGGAGCAGCTGGTGGAGCTGCGGCGGCGCTGCAACGCGCAGGGGAGTGAATGCGCGATCTTGCAGCAACTGGAGACAAACGGGGCGGTATCGGTACCGGATACCGAACATTCCCATGTGGGGCGGAGTCACGGGCATTGA
- the ptsP gene encoding phosphoenolpyruvate--protein phosphotransferase, with the protein MLNTLRKIVQEVNSAKDLKSALGIIVLRVKEAMGSQVCSVYLLDPETNRFVLMATEGLNKRSIGKVSMAPNEGLVGLVGTREEPLNLENAADHPRYRYFAETGEEKFASFLGAPIIHHRRVVGVLVIQQKERRQFDEGEEAFLVTMSAQLAGVIAHAEATGSIRGLGRQGKGIQEARFVGVPGSPGAAVGRAVVMLPPADLEVVPDKTVDDIDAELKLFQNALEGVRDDMRKLSAKLATQLRPEERALFDVYLMMLEDAALGGEVTEVIKTGQWAQGALRQVVGEHVNRFELMDDDYLRERASDVKDLGRRLLAYLQEARSQSLVYADNTILVSEELTPAMLGEVPEGKLVGLVSVLGSGNSHVAILARAMGIPTVMGLVDLPYSKVDGIELIVDGYKGEVFTNPSEVLRKQYSEVVEEERQLAQGLDALRELPCVTPDGHRMPLWVNTGLLADVARAQQRGAEGVGLYRTEVPFMINQRFPSEKEQLAIYREQLAAFHPLPVTMRTLDIGGDKALSYFPIKEENPFLGWRGIRVTLDHPEIFLVQTRAMLKASEGLNNLRILLPMISGIHELEEALHLIHRAWGEVRDEGTDVPMPPVGVMVEIPAAVYQTKELARQVDFLSVGSNDLTQYLLAVDRNNPRVADLYDYLHPAVLQALNTVVRDAHGEGKPVSICGEMAGDPAAAVLLMAMGFDSLSMNATNLPKVKWMLRQINMGKAKELLAEALSHDNPQVIHSSLQLALKNLGLARMIGPGANKTL; encoded by the coding sequence ATGCTCAATACGCTGCGCAAGATCGTCCAGGAAGTAAACTCCGCCAAAGATCTCAAGTCGGCGTTGGGGATCATTGTCTTGCGCGTCAAGGAAGCCATGGGCAGCCAGGTCTGCTCGGTCTACCTGCTCGACCCGGAAACCAACCGCTTCGTGCTGATGGCTACCGAAGGCCTGAACAAGCGCTCCATCGGCAAGGTCAGCATGGCCCCCAACGAAGGCCTGGTTGGCCTGGTCGGTACCCGGGAAGAGCCGCTGAACCTGGAAAACGCCGCCGACCACCCGCGTTACCGCTACTTTGCCGAAACCGGCGAAGAGAAATTCGCCTCCTTCCTGGGTGCGCCGATCATTCACCACCGCCGTGTGGTCGGGGTACTGGTCATCCAGCAAAAGGAGCGCCGTCAGTTCGACGAGGGCGAGGAAGCCTTCCTGGTCACCATGAGCGCCCAGCTTGCCGGGGTTATCGCCCACGCCGAGGCTACCGGCTCGATCCGTGGCCTGGGCCGTCAGGGCAAAGGTATTCAGGAAGCGCGCTTCGTGGGTGTGCCGGGTTCGCCTGGTGCCGCGGTGGGGCGTGCGGTGGTGATGTTGCCGCCGGCCGACCTGGAAGTGGTCCCGGACAAGACCGTCGATGACATCGACGCCGAACTCAAGCTGTTCCAGAACGCCCTGGAAGGTGTGCGCGACGACATGCGCAAGCTGTCGGCCAAACTGGCCACCCAGCTGCGCCCGGAAGAGCGTGCGCTGTTCGACGTCTATCTGATGATGCTTGAAGACGCAGCCCTGGGCGGTGAGGTGACCGAGGTCATCAAGACCGGCCAATGGGCCCAGGGCGCCCTGCGCCAGGTGGTTGGTGAGCACGTCAACCGCTTTGAGCTGATGGACGACGACTACCTGCGTGAGCGTGCCTCCGACGTCAAGGACCTGGGGCGCCGCCTTTTGGCCTACCTGCAGGAAGCGCGCTCGCAGTCGCTGGTGTATGCCGACAACACCATCCTGGTCAGTGAGGAACTGACACCGGCCATGCTCGGTGAAGTGCCGGAAGGCAAGCTGGTCGGCCTGGTCTCGGTACTCGGCTCGGGCAACTCCCATGTCGCCATCCTCGCGCGGGCCATGGGCATCCCCACGGTGATGGGCCTGGTCGACCTGCCATACTCCAAGGTCGACGGTATTGAACTGATCGTCGACGGCTACAAGGGCGAGGTGTTCACCAACCCCAGCGAAGTGCTGCGCAAGCAGTACAGCGAAGTGGTCGAGGAGGAACGCCAGCTGGCCCAAGGGCTGGATGCACTGCGCGAACTTCCGTGCGTCACCCCCGACGGCCATCGCATGCCCCTGTGGGTCAACACCGGCCTGCTCGCTGACGTGGCCCGTGCCCAGCAGCGCGGCGCCGAAGGGGTAGGCCTGTACCGCACTGAAGTGCCGTTCATGATCAACCAGCGCTTCCCCAGTGAGAAAGAGCAGCTGGCCATCTACCGTGAGCAACTGGCGGCCTTCCACCCGCTGCCGGTGACCATGCGTACCCTCGACATCGGTGGCGACAAGGCACTGTCGTACTTCCCCATCAAGGAAGAAAACCCGTTCCTTGGCTGGCGCGGCATCCGCGTCACCCTCGACCACCCGGAAATCTTCCTGGTACAGACCCGCGCCATGCTCAAGGCCAGCGAGGGCCTGAACAACCTGCGCATCCTGCTGCCGATGATTTCCGGCATTCACGAGCTGGAAGAGGCGCTGCACCTGATCCACCGCGCCTGGGGTGAAGTGCGTGACGAAGGTACCGATGTACCGATGCCACCAGTGGGTGTGATGGTGGAAATTCCAGCGGCTGTGTACCAGACCAAGGAATTGGCGCGGCAGGTGGACTTCCTGTCGGTAGGCTCCAACGACCTGACCCAGTACCTGCTGGCGGTGGACCGCAACAACCCGCGGGTCGCCGACCTGTACGATTACCTGCACCCGGCGGTACTGCAGGCGCTGAACACGGTGGTGCGCGACGCCCATGGCGAAGGCAAGCCGGTGAGCATCTGCGGCGAGATGGCCGGTGACCCGGCGGCGGCGGTCCTGTTGATGGCCATGGGCTTCGACAGCCTGTCGATGAACGCCACCAACCTGCCGAAGGTGAAGTGGATGCTGCGCCAGATCAATATGGGCAAGGCCAAGGAACTGCTGGCCGAGGCCTTGAGCCATGACAACCCGCAGGTTATCCACAGCTCGCTGCAACTGGCCCTGAAGAACCTTGGGTTGGCGCGGATGATTGGGCCTGGGGCTAATAAAACCCTGTGA
- a CDS encoding thymidylate synthase, which produces MKQYLDLVRDVIDNGTLQGNRTGIRTISLPGAMLRFDLQKGFPAITTRKLAFKSAIGEMVGFLRGVKNAGEFRELGCKVWDQNANENAQWLANPFRQGHDDLGEIYGVQWRQWPGYKRIPLSNPAAIEMAEQAGFRRIAQDEEDGVAFVILYKAIDQVRQCLDTIANDPGSRRILFHGWNCAQLDEMALPPCHLLYQFHPNVETREISLTLYIRSNDLGLGTPFNLTEGAALLSLFGRLTGYTPRWFTYFIGDAHVYENHLDMLNEQLKREPLEAPKLVISDRVPAFAETGKYEPEWLEKIEPSDFWLEGYEHHAPMTAPMAV; this is translated from the coding sequence ATGAAACAGTATCTGGACCTGGTCCGCGACGTCATTGATAACGGCACGTTGCAGGGAAACCGCACCGGCATCCGCACCATCAGCCTGCCGGGCGCGATGCTGCGTTTCGACCTGCAGAAGGGCTTTCCGGCCATTACCACGCGCAAGCTGGCGTTCAAGTCGGCGATCGGTGAAATGGTCGGTTTCCTGCGTGGGGTGAAAAACGCCGGTGAGTTCCGCGAGCTGGGCTGCAAGGTCTGGGACCAGAACGCCAACGAAAACGCCCAGTGGCTGGCCAACCCGTTCCGTCAGGGCCATGACGACCTGGGCGAGATCTATGGTGTGCAATGGCGCCAGTGGCCGGGCTACAAGCGCATCCCGCTGAGCAACCCGGCGGCCATCGAAATGGCCGAGCAAGCCGGTTTCCGCCGCATTGCCCAGGACGAAGAGGACGGCGTCGCGTTCGTCATCCTGTACAAGGCGATCGACCAGGTACGCCAGTGCCTGGACACCATCGCCAACGACCCGGGTAGCCGCCGCATCCTGTTCCACGGCTGGAACTGCGCGCAACTGGACGAAATGGCACTGCCACCGTGTCACTTGCTGTACCAGTTCCACCCGAATGTCGAGACCAGGGAAATTTCCCTGACCCTCTACATCCGCTCCAACGACCTGGGGCTGGGCACGCCGTTCAACCTCACCGAAGGCGCGGCGCTGCTGTCGCTGTTCGGCCGCCTGACCGGCTATACACCGCGCTGGTTCACCTACTTCATCGGCGATGCCCATGTGTATGAAAACCACCTGGACATGCTGAACGAGCAGCTCAAGCGCGAGCCGTTGGAAGCGCCGAAGCTGGTGATCAGCGACCGTGTTCCGGCATTTGCCGAAACTGGCAAGTATGAGCCGGAGTGGCTGGAGAAGATTGAGCCGAGTGATTTCTGGCTGGAAGGCTATGAGCACCATGCGCCGATGACAGCGCCGATGGCGGTCTGA
- the ilvA gene encoding threonine ammonia-lyase, biosynthetic: MLEQYVKKILTSRVYDVAVETPLQSAGQLSKRLGNQILLKREDLQPVFSFKIRGAYNKLAQLSPEELARGVVTASAGNHAQGLALAAREMGIKATIVMPKTTPEIKVEGVRSRGGKVVLHGDSFPEALAYSLKLVDEKGFVYVHPYDDPHTIAGQGTVAMEILRQHPGRLDAIFVPVGGGGLIAGIAAYVKYLRPEIKIIGVEPDDSNCLQAAMAAGERVVLPQVGLFADGVAVAQIGQHTFDICRHHVDEVVTVSTDEICAAIKDIYDDTRSITEPAGALGVAGIKKYVELYGVSGQTLVAIDSGANVNFDRLRHVAERAELGEKREAIIAVTIPERPGSFKAFCEAIGKRQITEFNYRKHTSDEAHIFVGVQTHPENDPRAALVQQLTEQGFPVTDLTDNELAKLHIRHMVGGHSAGASDEMVLRFEFPERPGALFNFLNKLGGRWNISMFHYRNHGAADGRVVAGLQVPEDERHLVPAALAKIGYPYWDETENPAYKLFLG; this comes from the coding sequence ATGCTCGAACAGTACGTCAAGAAGATCCTCACCTCGCGCGTCTATGACGTTGCCGTCGAAACCCCGTTGCAGAGCGCCGGGCAGCTGAGCAAGCGCCTGGGCAACCAGATTCTGCTCAAGCGCGAAGACCTGCAGCCAGTATTCTCGTTCAAGATCCGCGGCGCGTATAACAAGCTGGCCCAGCTGAGCCCGGAAGAACTGGCCCGCGGGGTGGTGACCGCCTCTGCCGGCAACCACGCCCAAGGCCTGGCCCTGGCCGCGCGTGAAATGGGCATCAAGGCCACCATCGTGATGCCCAAGACCACTCCGGAGATCAAGGTCGAAGGCGTGCGCTCGCGCGGTGGCAAGGTGGTGCTGCATGGCGACTCGTTCCCTGAGGCACTGGCCTATTCGCTGAAACTGGTCGATGAAAAGGGCTTCGTCTACGTTCACCCTTACGACGATCCGCACACCATCGCCGGGCAGGGCACCGTCGCCATGGAAATCCTGCGCCAGCACCCTGGCCGGCTGGATGCGATCTTCGTGCCGGTGGGCGGTGGCGGCCTGATCGCCGGCATTGCTGCCTATGTGAAGTACCTGCGCCCGGAAATCAAGATAATCGGTGTCGAGCCGGACGATTCCAACTGCCTGCAGGCGGCCATGGCTGCCGGTGAGCGTGTGGTGCTGCCGCAGGTCGGGCTGTTCGCCGATGGCGTGGCGGTGGCGCAGATTGGCCAGCACACCTTCGATATCTGCCGCCACCATGTGGACGAAGTCGTCACTGTCAGTACCGATGAAATCTGCGCAGCAATCAAGGATATCTACGACGATACCCGCTCGATCACCGAGCCTGCTGGCGCGCTGGGTGTGGCGGGCATCAAGAAGTACGTCGAGCTATACGGCGTCAGCGGCCAGACCTTGGTGGCCATCGACTCCGGTGCCAACGTCAATTTCGATCGCCTGCGCCATGTGGCCGAACGTGCCGAGCTGGGTGAAAAGCGCGAGGCGATCATCGCCGTGACCATCCCTGAGCGCCCGGGTAGCTTCAAGGCCTTCTGCGAGGCTATCGGCAAGCGTCAGATCACCGAGTTCAACTACCGCAAGCACACCTCTGACGAAGCGCATATCTTCGTTGGGGTGCAGACCCACCCGGAAAACGACCCGCGCGCGGCGCTGGTGCAGCAACTGACCGAACAGGGCTTCCCGGTTACCGATCTGACCGACAACGAATTGGCCAAGCTGCATATTCGTCATATGGTCGGCGGCCACTCGGCCGGTGCCAGCGACGAAATGGTGCTGCGCTTCGAATTCCCCGAGCGGCCAGGGGCACTGTTCAACTTCCTCAACAAGCTGGGCGGGCGCTGGAACATCTCGATGTTCCACTACCGCAACCATGGCGCGGCTGACGGGCGCGTGGTGGCGGGGCTGCAGGTGCCGGAGGACGAACGTCACCTGGTGCCGGCAGCGCTGGCCAAGATCGGTTACCCGTACTGGGACGAGACCGAAAACCCGGCCTACAAACTGTTCCTGGGCTGA